AGAGTAGAATGTACTTTGTAAACCTCATGGAGAGGTCATTAACAGTTTGGCTGCATCACAGAACATGTATCAAATTTTGTGAACACACCATTTTAACAGGCAGGACTGTATGCTGCTTTGAGGACAATAAACTCTGGATCACTAATGACTAAAAAGGACTActgaataaaaaagaagaaagtatgGGGACAGGGAAGAACTGAGGAGAGGGCAACACAACCTAAGGTTGAAGCTGCTGATGTGGTGGAGCAGTACAAGAATTTATCACCATCATCATATTTTAGtaaattcctgttttattttgaagttagTCACCTTGTGTGTcgccagtgtttctgtttactccgcctccatctctctccctcctgtTTGCTGACTCGACCATGATCTATTTCACCAATGTCTCCTAACCCCAACATTCCCAGTAATTTCAGTTTGTCCCTCCTTCAGAGCTCAGTTTAGGTCTGTTCCCCGACTGAGTATCCTGCTGACTCCtgtgttctttttaattttttttccacttattttGGTTTGTACTTCTTTGGATTGTCTTTTGGACTTTGGCCTGCTTATTCACTACTCTACAGGCCTctattgtttgttttcaggcaGCCTCTGTTACTACCACTTGTAAGTTTCATTAATATTGCTTTTAATTAATTCTGACTGTGCATTTCTGTCATGGATTTGGGTCTTCTGATTAGGGTCTTTTGAAACAGCTGTGTGAAATGAAACTGCCTATTTTTAAAATTGCACTGAACATAGAAAACTTTCAATggaaattcatccatccattttcttaactgcacAGATGGGGGGATGGGAGGGTATCTGGTGCAGATGTATCACACTGATGTTGGCTGGGCCAGACCTGTTAAAAATTAACTGAAAATACAACACAGACTTTCTGTGTCACTCTGGCAAATACTGTTGTACCCATTTGCTGTCCGGTGTAAACGTTTACAGATCTGCCGCTGTCTGAAACAGATCTAATTTCACAGTTTGGTAACATCACATAAAATCTTCATGTTGAATTGATGGGCAGTATCGTGGGCACTTGTGGTTGCTTGCTAttaatacaaatttaaattGCCTCATTTTGGAATGGAATTTAGTGTAAAGGAGGATTATTTGAAACACTGACTGTTAAAAATTCCACCTTTAAGCCTTATGTCTGTCCCTCTGTATGAAAACATAAATGTATGGATGTGTCTTTAGACTAGATCAGCCTACTATCTAATACACTTGAAAACAAGCTATATCGGTTTaatagggtttttttgtttttttctttttcagaaaaaatGTCCTCCCAAATCAGACTGAGGCTGCTGCCGAGTGCCAGGTGTCTGTTTGATGAGCCTGTGCAGGTGAAGGTGTCCGGGCTGAGGTCAAAGCAGGTGGTCAACATGAGAGCCAGGTTAACTGATGAGAAGGGAGAAGTCTTTAGCTCTGCAGCCACATACAGGGCTGATGGCAGTGGGGAGGTCGATCTGAACAGAGACCCCTCACTTGGTGGGAGCTACGTTGGAGTAGAACCCATGGGCCTGCTGTGGTCCATGAGGCCACATACTATGCACAAAAAGTTTCTAAAGACAAATTCCCTAAACCCCCAGCTGGTGAAGTTTTCTGTGCATGAGGAGGAGGGCAGGATGCTAACAGAGATGACAAATGAGAGGCTTCTGATGAAAGACGGAGTCAGCCGGGTCCCTGTCAAAAAGGGTAACATTCGTGGAGTCCTGTTTACTCCTCCAGGTACGGTAGGTGGTTCCTAGCTTTCTGTCTTCATTTTAGTTTAATTAACATTAACCAGCTTATAAATAGTatttctctctgtggagttgtgaatttttttttagcaaatcatTATTCTTGTTGGGACATTTGcctgattattcttttcttttagcCAGTATCGATAGTCTTCATTCTCTCAAGGATATctagtgtgcgtgggagtttgcccatccagtctaaatgtgttttgtggacttggagaaggcattcggtTGTGTCCCTGTAGGGGGTGCTGCTGGAgcatggggtgtctggcccattgttgcgggccattcagtccctttacaaccacagcgagagcttggtccatattgcctgcaataagtcggacttgtttcctgtAGGTGTTGGATTTCGcaagggctgccctttgtcactgattctggtcataatttttatggacagaatttctaggtgtagccatgTGGGGAAGGCTTCCACatcggtggcctcagaatctcattactgctctttgcagatgatgcagtcctgttggcttcatcaggtggcgGCCTCCAGCTCACAATGGTACAGTTCGCAGCCGAGCGTGAAGTGGCtgggatgagaattagcacctctgaggccatggtcctcagctggaaaagggtggagtggccactccagctcagggacgagCTCCTGCCCctggtggaggagttcaagtatctctggATTTTGTTCATGAGTAACGGAAGATGGGAGCgagagattgacagacggatcggggttgcgtctgcagtgatgcagatgctgcactggtctgttgtggtgaagagggagctgagcgtaaaagtgaagctgtcgatttaccagtcaatctacgttcctaccctcacctatggtcatgagctttgggtagtgactgaaaggaTAAGATCGCTAATACAagaggcagaaatgagtttccttcaaagggtggctggcctcagTTCccttagggatagggtgaggagtgcagccattcaggaggggctcaaagtagatccgccgctcctccacatcgagaggagccagttgaggtggctcaggcatctaaataggatgcctcctgtgcgcctcttgggtgaggtgttccaggcatgtcctaccaggaggaggccccggagcagacccaggacatgcttgagagattatatctcccagctggcctgggaaaaccttggggtccccccggatgaggcGAGGTGGCTGGGGAGCGGGAGGTGTGGGCTCCTCTGCTTAGACATTGTCTTTGTTCCAGGAGAAGGcccgtttcctgctgtgttggATGTGGCCACCTTGAGATCTGAGGCAAGATCCAGTCTACTGGCTAACAAAGGCTTCGTGGTTTTCTCAGTGGTGGTGTACAATGAAAAGGGTGAAAATTTCAAAGAGCTGCATTTGGATCCCTACGAGGAAGCAATGGAGTTCCTAAAACAGCAGCCTAAGGTGGGTCATCCTATTGCATAATTGTAAAGACTGCAGAAAGGTATTTCATACTAAAATAAATGCTATGTCTTAGTAAACTCACCACTGTCACTGTGTAATCTAAAAATTAACTGGGTTTAttagatcagcttcactgatattTAAAAGGATAAAGTCCAGggtacagcaaaaataaatggtTCTTAAGTGCAACTTTTTGCCCTGTTTAATTTTCACAGTTCCTAGAATATCCATAAATctaataaattcaaaatatgttattattaatgttatttTGAAGACTAGTTTATTTTACTTCTTACAACATTTTTCCATTTAGAGACAATACCATATTTCCTGTTCATTTGTTGGGATGATGAAAtatcacagtgcttccaggatacatatgtgaatatatatatatatatatatatatatatatatatatatatatatatatatatatatatatatatatatatatatatatatatatatatatatatatatatatatatataattatttactAATGGTAATATACACCAGAACAGAACCACCACCACAATAACACAAGGATTGACGGGTGAAGTCAGCCATGTGCTCCAAGTGTTTTAATAGATTTTATCacctttaatttgttatttcacAGGTGGGCAGTAAAGGAGTTGGTGTAATGGCAAGATGCAAAGGAGCAAATATCGGACTCTCACTTGCTACTTTTGTGCCAGGTGTTGAGGCCGTAGTGTGCATGAATGCCTGTAATGCCAATATAATCAATCCTCTCTACTACAAGAAACAGCAGATCCTCTCACCATTACCATATGATGTACGCAGGTTTATTCCCACCGAGTCAAATGAATTCATTGTAAAACATGCCTTTGAAAATCCGCATGCAGAGGAGAATAAGGGCAGCCTGATCCCCATTGAACAATCCAAGAGCTTTTTCCTCTTTGCAGCTGCAGAGGATGACCTCAACTGGGACAGCAAGGGCTTCATGGATGATATGGTGGGGAGGCTGAAGAGTCATGGAAAGGAAAACTTTGAGTGTGTGTCTTGTCCTGGAACTGGACACTTGCTGGAGCCACCTTACAGACCATACTGCCCCTCTTCTAAACATGGAGTTTTTGGCGTAACAGTCTTGTGGGGAGGTGAGCCCAAGTCCCATTCAGCAGCTGAGGTCAACCTGTGGAAGAAGATCCAGGAGTTCTTCAGAACTCACCTGAGTTGTGATGCTGCACACACTAAAGCCAGTTTATAGATTTGAACAGGATGATTGCAAAGCTTGagtaacttaaaaataaatcacgACTGTAAATTCGTATCCATAAAAAAATATCACGTTTTGTAATCACCCCCTACCCCcaaaccctgaattggataagtgaaaGAATATGAATGGCATTTTTAATATGACAATTTGCTGAAAGTTTATAATTTTCACTTGTCTTCCCGCCTGCATCTTCTGATTgcctgtctgtttctttgtgtgtgtgtgtttcacatcTCTCTGCACTCTTAAAATGAGTTGAATagaacctcagatgaacaacacatgATTTATTGCACTGTCGTTATTTAATTAagcactgtaaaaaaacaaagttcacCTTTGCTGCTTCCATAGAAATTCAGAGCATAAGCAGCTGCCAGTTGCTGCTATTGATTTGACTTGATTTATTGATCAGCAGCAAAGTGTGAACACCTTTTTTTCTTAATACAATGCCAAGCAGGAAGGACATCAGTAAGAGACAGCTATTGCTGCCCATCAATTTGTTAGAAATTTATAGAAGCCCATCATTCAAAATTGACTTGGAAAATTAGAAATTAgatttagaaaaagactgagtaAGCATGGTTTGTTTAAAAGTGTTGTCAGGAGAAAGCCTCA
This portion of the Archocentrus centrarchus isolate MPI-CPG fArcCen1 chromosome 17, fArcCen1, whole genome shotgun sequence genome encodes:
- the LOC115795558 gene encoding acyl-coenzyme A thioesterase 2, mitochondrial-like, whose product is MSSQIRLRLLPSARCLFDEPVQVKVSGLRSKQVVNMRARLTDEKGEVFSSAATYRADGSGEVDLNRDPSLGGSYVGVEPMGLLWSMRPHTMHKKFLKTNSLNPQLVKFSVHEEEGRMLTEMTNERLLMKDGVSRVPVKKGNIRGVLFTPPGEGPFPAVLDVATLRSEARSSLLANKGFVVFSVVVYNEKGENFKELHLDPYEEAMEFLKQQPKVGSKGVGVMARCKGANIGLSLATFVPGVEAVVCMNACNANIINPLYYKKQQILSPLPYDVRRFIPTESNEFIVKHAFENPHAEENKGSLIPIEQSKSFFLFAAAEDDLNWDSKGFMDDMVGRLKSHGKENFECVSCPGTGHLLEPPYRPYCPSSKHGVFGVTVLWGGEPKSHSAAEVNLWKKIQEFFRTHLSCDAAHTKASL